The following proteins are co-located in the Microbulbifer sp. VAAF005 genome:
- a CDS encoding RHS repeat-associated core domain-containing protein, producing MYDQNGHYGLLTTEARNEDYIRLFEYQPGTYHPAATYTVIDEEKVFLERTAWDTTYHRSTVTRAADGEIFRSRYNSRGYGYQHQHYQADQSWVTTWTLTDATASGAPVLQQFMSGIEQKINRYAGSDIIDGICAGGVNCLQSDQIQSIDYRHNAWGSVTGEAHQHNGLDYAYSYDTLHRLESQTVTSSDYPQYDRSVSYTYDAVGNLTSKSDYATSLSYGNSARSAGGNAGPHAVRQVTTTDGQSHSLVYDNAGNLITGIDGLSVGYDNYNQANRIERNGIVTEYFYGTGIDAYKKVETEGSDVTTTLYIGNYEEITTDSATKERTTHGGYLVITRENDSIEQSILLQDRLGSITTIVDANLQPGDSDFVRQFRSYDPFGQSRDFQGQDHLDSFNTTDQGFTGHRHLNDQKLIHMRGRVYDYQLGRFLSPDPIILDPQDSQSLNAYSYVMNNPLAGTDPTGYSNQGSETGQKPNGRSKSEDDPTTESGQKALKVVIGEAKISKTGSRIKRTETVAAKVDGNGNVTSFTVLSPKQGSGQDATFTAGEGSRAGGASEGRQADGEWCREYCY from the coding sequence TTGTACGACCAAAATGGCCACTACGGGCTTTTAACCACCGAAGCTCGCAACGAAGACTATATCCGCCTGTTTGAATACCAGCCGGGCACCTACCATCCGGCTGCTACTTACACGGTGATCGACGAAGAAAAAGTCTTCCTGGAAAGAACAGCCTGGGATACCACTTACCACCGGTCCACCGTTACCCGCGCTGCCGATGGGGAAATTTTCCGCAGCCGCTATAACAGTCGTGGCTACGGCTACCAGCACCAACACTATCAAGCGGATCAAAGCTGGGTCACCACCTGGACACTGACCGACGCCACCGCCAGCGGTGCCCCCGTGTTGCAGCAGTTTATGAGCGGCATTGAACAGAAGATCAACCGCTATGCCGGCAGCGATATCATCGATGGTATCTGTGCCGGCGGTGTTAATTGCCTGCAATCAGACCAGATCCAATCTATCGACTACCGTCACAACGCCTGGGGCAGTGTTACCGGCGAGGCCCACCAGCACAACGGCCTGGATTACGCCTACAGCTACGACACGCTACACCGCCTGGAAAGCCAGACCGTCACTTCCAGTGACTACCCCCAGTACGACCGTAGCGTAAGCTACACCTACGACGCCGTCGGTAATCTCACTTCAAAAAGCGACTACGCCACCAGCCTGAGCTACGGTAACAGCGCCAGAAGTGCCGGCGGCAATGCCGGTCCCCACGCCGTACGCCAAGTCACCACCACCGATGGCCAAAGCCACAGCCTGGTCTACGACAACGCCGGCAACCTGATTACCGGTATCGACGGCCTCAGTGTGGGATACGACAACTACAACCAAGCCAATCGTATCGAACGCAATGGCATCGTGACCGAGTACTTCTACGGCACCGGCATCGATGCCTATAAAAAAGTGGAGACAGAGGGTAGCGACGTTACCACCACCCTCTATATCGGCAATTACGAAGAGATCACTACCGACAGCGCTACCAAAGAGCGCACCACCCACGGTGGCTACCTGGTAATTACCCGTGAAAACGACAGCATAGAGCAGAGCATCCTACTGCAAGACCGCCTCGGCAGTATCACCACCATCGTCGATGCCAACCTGCAACCCGGTGATAGTGATTTTGTACGGCAGTTCCGCAGCTACGATCCCTTCGGCCAGAGTCGGGACTTCCAGGGGCAGGATCACCTGGATAGCTTTAACACAACGGATCAGGGCTTTACTGGCCACCGCCACCTGAACGACCAAAAGCTGATTCATATGCGCGGTAGGGTGTATGATTACCAGCTCGGCCGCTTCCTCTCTCCAGATCCGATTATTCTGGACCCGCAGGACAGCCAGAGCCTGAATGCCTATAGCTATGTGATGAATAATCCACTGGCGGGGACAGATCCTACGGGTTATTCGAATCAAGGTAGTGAAACGGGGCAGAAGCCAAATGGGCGCTCTAAGAGTGAGGATGATCCTACAACTGAGAGTGGGCAGAAAGCATTAAAAGTAGTTATTGGTGAGGCGAAAATCAGTAAAACGGGTAGCCGGATCAAGAGGACAGAAACGGTTGCCGCAAAGGTGGATGGTAATGGGAATGTTACCAGTTTTACCGTTCTTAGTCCGAAGCAGGGCTCTGGTCAGGATGCTACTTTTACTGCTGGTGAGGGAAGTCGGGCTGGTGGAGCGAGTGAGGGGCGCCAAGCTGATGGGGAGTGGTGCAGGGAATACTGCTACTAG
- the csrA gene encoding carbon storage regulator CsrA, with protein sequence MLILKRKTGENLRIGTNISITVLEVKGNQVKIGINAPRSLSVYREEIYVRIKRSRK encoded by the coding sequence ATGTTGATTTTAAAGCGTAAGACTGGCGAGAATTTGAGGATTGGAACCAATATCTCAATCACAGTATTGGAGGTTAAAGGTAATCAAGTGAAGATAGGAATCAATGCTCCCAGATCCCTGTCCGTTTACCGTGAAGAGATTTATGTGCGTATCAAGAGGAGCAGGAAGTGA
- a CDS encoding transposase, which translates to MKSGNDYEHRREWIESRMHNLASIFALDIAAYAVMSNHYHIVLYIDKEKALNWPDTEVIIRWQKLFKASNLARLYLQGNTLDHCEMRKLKEIIALWRDRLMDLSWFMRCLNESIARQANAEDNCTGRFWEGRFKSQALLDERALAACMAYVDLNPIRANMAKTPEDSNHTSIQQRIRAAILGELPKELLPLVGGEPLNMPKGLPFQLDHYLELVDWSGRHLDPRKRGYIAESTPPILKRLGISPKHWLYLNRNFESRFKGLVGSVETVQQACIQLNKRWVHGIGDCRRFLSAASC; encoded by the coding sequence ATGAAGTCTGGTAATGACTATGAGCATCGCCGCGAGTGGATTGAATCCAGAATGCATAATCTAGCTTCAATCTTTGCCCTTGATATCGCTGCCTATGCAGTTATGAGTAATCACTACCATATCGTACTTTATATCGACAAAGAGAAAGCGCTGAATTGGCCGGATACCGAGGTCATTATCCGTTGGCAGAAACTATTCAAAGCTTCCAATTTGGCCCGTCTCTACCTTCAAGGGAACACTCTCGATCACTGTGAGATGAGAAAACTAAAGGAAATCATCGCTCTATGGCGAGATCGCTTGATGGATCTTAGCTGGTTTATGCGCTGCTTAAACGAGTCTATCGCCCGCCAGGCCAATGCCGAAGATAATTGTACAGGCCGCTTCTGGGAAGGTCGTTTCAAGTCCCAGGCTTTATTAGATGAAAGAGCCCTTGCTGCCTGTATGGCCTATGTCGACCTCAACCCTATCCGTGCCAATATGGCAAAAACACCAGAAGACTCTAATCATACCTCGATCCAACAACGTATTCGTGCAGCAATCTTAGGTGAACTACCCAAAGAACTTCTACCACTTGTAGGTGGAGAGCCCCTAAATATGCCTAAAGGGCTTCCCTTTCAGTTGGATCACTATTTGGAGCTAGTGGACTGGAGTGGTCGACATCTAGACCCCAGAAAACGAGGTTATATTGCTGAAAGCACGCCACCCATCCTCAAACGACTAGGCATCTCACCAAAACACTGGCTATACCTCAACAGAAACTTTGAAAGTCGCTTCAAAGGATTGGTGGGATCAGTGGAGACAGTACAACAAGCCTGTATACAGCTCAATAAACGCTGGGTGCACGGTATAGGCGACTGTCGGCGCTTCCTTTCTGCAGCATCCTGCTAG
- a CDS encoding RHS repeat-associated core domain-containing protein, translating to MIDEEKVFLERTAWDTTYHRPTVTRAADGEIFRSRYNSRGYGYQHQHYQADQSWTSTWTLTDTTASGAPVIQQFMGGIEQKINRYAGSDIIDGICAGGVNCLQSDQIQSIDYSHNAWGSVTGEAHQHNGLDYAYSYDTLHRLESQTVTSSDYPQYDRSVSYTYDAVGNLTSKSDYATSLSYGNSARSAGGKAGPHAVRQVTTTDGQSHSLVYDNAGNLITGIDGLSVGYDNYNQANRIERNGIVTEYFYGTGIDAYKKIETEGSNVTTTLYIGNYEEITTDSATKERTTHGGYLVITRENETIEQSILLQDRLGSVTTIVDANLQPGDSDFIRQFRSYDPFGQSRDFQGQDSLDSFNTTDQGFTGHRHLNDQKLIHMRGRVYDYQLGRFLSPDPIILDPQDSQSLNAYSYVMNNPLAGTDPTGYMYETGQEPNGRSQSEATPTTESGQKALKDKKKRRGPPSHNTAASRIDRSKGQKADVSGSGGSISVSSITVGQEAITSAGEGSRSGGASEESQADGQSGDSMPITGSSNVACDSCHPTSNFEFDGSGVDAGASLIADLFPGVGSAKSLGQVFTGTDLITGEPVNRWLEGGGILLGMIPFGKTLTKGDEMVDLYRAVSADELAQIRRTGSFEAGPNSLGGKFFAENLNDAARWGEVMDGAGNYHLLRVQLPANDAGSLMRWNSLDGIGPARYGELDQLKNAIISVIE from the coding sequence GTGATCGACGAAGAAAAAGTCTTCCTGGAAAGAACAGCCTGGGATACCACTTACCACCGGCCCACCGTTACCCGCGCTGCCGATGGGGAAATCTTCCGCAGCCGCTATAACAGCCGTGGCTACGGCTACCAGCACCAACACTATCAAGCGGATCAAAGCTGGACTTCCACTTGGACCCTCACTGACACCACCGCCAGCGGTGCCCCGGTGATCCAACAGTTTATGGGCGGTATTGAGCAAAAGATCAACCGCTATGCCGGCAGCGATATAATCGATGGTATCTGTGCTGGCGGTGTTAATTGCCTGCAATCGGACCAGATCCAATCCATTGACTACAGCCACAACGCCTGGGGCAGCGTTACCGGTGAAGCCCACCAGCACAACGGCCTGGATTACGCCTACAGCTACGACACGCTGCACCGCCTGGAAAGTCAGACTGTTACATCCAGTGACTACCCCCAGTACGACCGCAGCGTAAGCTACACCTACGACGCCGTCGGTAATCTCACTTCAAAAAGCGACTACGCCACCAGCCTGAGCTACGGCAACAGCGCCAGAAGTGCCGGCGGTAAGGCCGGTCCCCACGCCGTACGTCAAGTCACCACCACTGATGGCCAAAGCCACAGCCTGGTTTACGACAACGCCGGCAACCTGATTACCGGCATCGATGGCCTCAGTGTGGGATACGATAACTACAACCAAGCCAATCGTATCGAACGCAATGGCATCGTCACCGAGTACTTCTACGGCACCGGTATCGATGCTTATAAAAAGATTGAGACAGAAGGGAGTAACGTTACTACCACCCTCTATATCGGCAATTACGAAGAGATCACTACCGACAGCGCTACCAAAGAGCGCACCACCCACGGTGGCTACCTGGTAATTACCCGTGAAAACGAAACCATAGAGCAAAGCATCCTACTGCAAGACCGCCTCGGTAGTGTCACCACTATTGTCGATGCCAACCTGCAACCCGGGGATAGTGATTTTATAAGGCAGTTCCGCAGCTATGACCCCTTCGGTCAGAGTCGGGACTTCCAGGGGCAGGACAGCCTGGATAGCTTTAACACAACCGACCAGGGCTTTACTGGCCACCGCCACCTGAACGACCAAAAGCTGATTCATATGCGCGGCAGGGTGTATGATTACCAGCTCGGCCGCTTCCTCTCTCCAGATCCGATTATTCTGGACCCGCAGGACAGCCAGAGCCTGAATGCCTATAGCTATGTGATGAATAATCCACTGGCGGGGACAGATCCTACGGGCTACATGTATGAGACCGGGCAGGAGCCGAATGGGCGTTCTCAGAGTGAGGCTACGCCTACGACGGAGAGTGGGCAGAAAGCATTAAAGGATAAGAAGAAGAGAAGAGGTCCCCCGAGCCATAACACTGCGGCGAGTAGGATTGATCGCAGTAAAGGGCAGAAAGCTGATGTATCAGGTAGTGGGGGCAGTATATCGGTCTCCTCTATAACCGTAGGGCAAGAGGCTATTACTAGTGCAGGTGAGGGAAGCCGCAGTGGAGGGGCAAGTGAGGAGAGTCAGGCTGATGGGCAGAGTGGTGATTCCATGCCCATTACTGGGTCTTCCAATGTCGCTTGCGATTCGTGCCACCCGACTTCAAATTTTGAGTTTGACGGTTCTGGGGTTGATGCAGGTGCATCGTTAATTGCAGATTTATTTCCGGGAGTTGGCTCAGCAAAAAGCTTGGGGCAAGTTTTTACCGGCACTGATTTGATAACAGGAGAACCTGTCAATCGATGGCTTGAAGGGGGAGGTATTTTATTAGGGATGATTCCCTTTGGTAAGACGCTAACCAAAGGGGATGAAATGGTTGATTTATATCGTGCAGTATCTGCTGATGAATTAGCTCAGATTAGAAGAACAGGGAGTTTTGAAGCCGGTCCTAATTCGCTTGGTGGAAAGTTTTTTGCCGAGAATTTAAATGATGCCGCAAGGTGGGGAGAGGTTATGGATGGAGCCGGGAACTACCATTTGTTGAGAGTTCAACTACCAGCAAATGATGCAGGTAGCTTAATGAGATGGAATAGTCTTGATGGCATTGGTCCTGCGCGATATGGCGAGCTGGACCAGCTCAAGAATGCAATAATTTCGGTAATTGAATGA
- the csrA gene encoding carbon storage regulator CsrA has product MLILKRKTGENLRIGTDISITVLEVKGNQVKIGINAPKSLSVHRKEIYVRIKRSGK; this is encoded by the coding sequence ATGTTGATTTTAAAGCGTAAGACTGGCGAGAACTTGAGAATTGGAACCGATATCTCAATTACAGTGTTGGAGGTTAAAGGCAATCAAGTAAAGATTGGGATCAATGCCCCTAAATCCCTTTCCGTTCACCGTAAAGAGATTTATGTGCGTATCAAGAGGAGCGGGAAGTGA
- the csrA gene encoding carbon storage regulator CsrA — MLILKRRTGENLRIGTNISVTVLEVKGNQVKIGINAPKSLSVYREEIYVHIKKEQKMNN, encoded by the coding sequence ATGTTGATTTTAAAGCGCCGAACTGGCGAGAACTTGAGAATTGGAACCAATATCTCAGTTACCGTATTGGAGGTTAAAGGCAATCAAGTGAAGATTGGGATTAATGCTCCCAAATCCCTATCAGTTTATCGCGAAGAAATTTATGTGCACATCAAAAAGGAACAGAAAATGAACAACTGA
- the csrA gene encoding carbon storage regulator CsrA, with amino-acid sequence MLILKRKTGENLRIGTNISVTVLEVKGNQVKVGIKAPKSLSVHREEIYVRIKRSRK; translated from the coding sequence ATGTTGATTTTAAAGCGTAAGACTGGCGAGAACTTGAGAATTGGAACCAATATCTCAGTTACAGTGTTAGAGGTTAAAGGCAATCAAGTGAAGGTTGGGATCAAAGCTCCCAAATCCCTTTCCGTTCACCGTGAAGAGATTTATGTGCGTATAAAAAGGAGCAGGAAGTGA
- a CDS encoding transposase, translating into MKSGNDYEHRREWIESRVHNLASIFALDIAAYAVMSNHYHIVLYIDKEKALNWPDTEVIIRWQKLFKASNLARRYLQGDTLDHCEMRKLKEIIALWRDRLMDLSWFMRCLNESIARQANAEDNCTGRFWEGRFKSQALLDERALAACMAYVDLNPIRANMAKTPEDSNHTSIQQRIRAAILGEQPKELLPLVGGEPLNMPKGLPFQLDHYLELVDWSGRHLDPRKRGYIAESTPPILKRLGISPKHWLYLNRNFESRFKGLVGSVETVQQACIQLNKRWVHGIGDCRRFLSAASC; encoded by the coding sequence ATGAAGTCTGGTAATGACTATGAGCATCGCCGCGAGTGGATTGAATCCAGAGTGCATAATCTAGCTTCAATCTTTGCCCTTGATATCGCTGCCTATGCAGTTATGAGTAATCACTACCATATCGTACTTTATATCGACAAAGAGAAAGCGCTGAATTGGCCGGATACCGAGGTCATTATCCGTTGGCAGAAACTATTCAAAGCTTCCAATTTGGCCCGTCGCTACCTTCAAGGGGACACTCTCGATCACTGTGAGATGAGAAAACTAAAGGAAATCATCGCTCTATGGCGAGATCGCTTGATGGATCTTAGCTGGTTTATGCGTTGCTTAAACGAGTCTATCGCCCGCCAGGCCAATGCCGAAGATAATTGTACAGGCCGCTTCTGGGAAGGTCGTTTCAAGTCCCAGGCTTTATTAGATGAAAGAGCCCTTGCTGCCTGTATGGCCTATGTCGACCTCAACCCTATCCGTGCCAATATGGCAAAAACACCAGAAGACTCTAATCATACCTCGATCCAACAACGTATTCGTGCAGCAATCTTAGGTGAACAACCCAAAGAACTTCTACCACTTGTAGGTGGAGAGCCCCTAAATATGCCTAAAGGGCTTCCCTTTCAGTTGGATCACTATTTGGAGCTAGTGGACTGGAGTGGTCGACATCTAGACCCCAGAAAACGAGGTTATATTGCTGAAAGCACGCCACCCATCCTCAAACGACTAGGCATTTCACCAAAACACTGGCTATACCTCAACAGAAACTTTGAAAGTCGCTTCAAAGGATTGGTGGGATCAGTGGAGACAGTACAACAAGCCTGTATACAGCTCAATAAACGCTGGGTGCACGGTATAGGCGACTGTCGGCGCTTCCTTTCTGCAGCATCCTGCTAG